A segment of the Carassius carassius chromosome 21, fCarCar2.1, whole genome shotgun sequence genome:
aaagcagaaataaaaagtaTAGTAAAGGCCAAAACGATTAAAAAGTGGCAGCATATTTGGGATAATGGGTACACAGGAAGACATCTTTATAGGATACAAGGGAAAGTGGGAAAAGACACACAAATAACCAGATCAAGACAGGAAGAAATTATACTAACAAGGATGAGGTTGGGTCATACAAAGTTGAATAGTACAATGTTCTTAATAAAAAAGCATGGAGATGGAAATTGTGAGTATTGCCAGAACAATATACCTGAAACAGTAGAGCATGTAATAATGCACTGTCATAAATACAATGAGGCAAGGCAGAGGCTTGTTAATGagttgaaaacaaagaaaatgtcGTTAGAAATTAAAACACTATTGAAAAGAAGCTCAAGGGAAAATTTTGATTTATTACTTCTTTTTTTGAAAAGTACAGGCCTGTTAAAAAGgatataagtgtttttttttatttatttattttattattattattatattagtttaaCGTGCTGGTATATTTAGTTTGGGAATAGTTAGTAACTCCCGTGCCTACTTCAGTCCagtggtggcggtaatgcacaagAAATAGTTGCAAACCGCcaatcaaaaagaagaagaagaagaagaagaagaagatcagCAGAGAAGAGCGCGCGCGCAGTTATGGCAGGGTCACACTCAAGCTGGAGGGTCTGTCTGATTACTTTTATCTCTGTATTTTTCGTTTCATGTTGATTAAGTAACTCGTTTTGCGGTTGCATTGCAAATAACAGTGTAACGTACTTGTACAGTGAAGTGTAGTTAACCTAGCACTGACTGTCATTGTACTCCGGATTTCATGTTCAACCGAGACCAAcacataaaaaaatgcttttgaaatgATTTGACCATGTTTTTGCTGAATAACTTTGGTAAAACCTTGGTATTCTTAGCATTATACATATTgtataattacacattttttgtaAGTGTAATCTTTCAGTACCACAGTACGGATTAAAATGTGATTATCATAAGAGATgaatatgagtttgtttctttatcagatttggagaacatctggagaagacaaaactgTGCTTGTAAGAAACATCCATTAAGATGTATAACATCAAACTGTGGCCTCTGGCTGAAATATGAGTCCATGGTCCGTAATAACACTTCTGAAGCgtttttatggattatggactcatattttagcttgctggtgtaaaaaaaaaaaaaaaacgtctttgcttctctcaaacacacagcttctcacttctcaagacattaactgatgaactagagtggtgtggattactgtgattttttttatccgctgtttggactcttattatGACGGCACCTATTCACTTCAAGAGCAAGTGATGgattgctacatttctccaaatctgatgcaggaacaaactcatctacatcttgcatgGTCTGAATGCAAGTCATTTAAATTGGATGAACTGTTACTTTAAAGaatatatttgtatgtttgtCCGCTCAGCCACCACGTTCATGTGACGTCTACTGGTGTGAATTCAAGCATTGCAAGAGTTTATTCAACAGATTCCATGAATACTACACCTATGGCAGAGCCCCGGACTGCCAGCAGTGGAAAGAAGACTATTACACCTGCAAAGAGTGGGAGAAAAACCACAGCACACAGGCCAAGGTGAGTCCAGAGCGATGCATAAACATTGCTGTTTATTCTGACCACTAATCACTTCGTTTTCCTTCTACTCATCTATCATCTCATATGCATCATTAGGAATCCCTCCAGGAGAGCGAGAGGAAGCGAGTTGCCGAGCAGAGGAAGTTCACTCCGGTCTGGGAGCTTCGACAGACGCCTCCGGCTGATTGGCACATGCCGCTCAACCAGGGCAAACCACAGGACTCATAAAGGACTATTTAAGACAAGAGAAAGTAATTGAGTTGCTGGGAATCTCCTCACACTACCTCTCCTGGACTGATGCACTTCTGTTCTAGTGCAGATCTGATTTTCCCGATGTTTTGTGCAAGGCATCCTAAAAATCTTGATCAACCTGAATATCGAATTAATAAAGCGAACACCTGAAGTATAAGCATTTGACgaccctagtgaaaaataaatatactaaaatgtataaaatttcatgctaagcaaattaaaaatacataaacattcttatgtgcttaataaaatacagtgcaattgtacttttactgtaataaactggtatacttaaagtctgctaaactaGAACTAATGGtgtgcttaatgcactttaattgtagAGCTGAAGCAAATTAAAGatatacttaagtatatttgattgtgattAAAATGGAACTATTGCAAGGGTACTTTAAATCTCTTGCATTTAGAGACCTATATTATTATTCAAAGACCATGCAATCGTCATTAGACAcacattgtgcacaagtagttcTCCAAATGAAGttgaattgtaatttttaaagtCTTGAGCGCTacagatttgaactatacttagtgtgaaataaatgcattttagatATTTAACTTTTTGCTAAGGTCTCTATAAcacaaaaacagtaattttattcTACTTCtgcttattttccattttaaatatcACAAAGCCACATCTGTTGTTAATCAAAAAGTATTTCAATTCTGTACATGTGTTAATGACAGCAAACATGCAATGATAAAAGCTTTCGTGGATGTTTTAACAAGAGTTTGGTCTTTATTGGTTCACTGGAGACTACAGAAATCAGATAGTTAATGGATAATTGTTGAATTTATTAGTAATTAAGTTTCTGTGAAACTAACCAGCTAAAAGTCATTGGAATCACTGGCCTGAAGCTAGAAACATTAATAAAGGtatggtaacattttattttaaggtatctTTGTTACACACGTCACATGTACTTAGTATtagaataacaattaattatgcataatgacATGTAAGTAACCATTTACTAAatgcatgtagttaattaatattactcagtgctttaatgacaccttaaaataaagcttAACCGACGGTATAAACAAGGAAACAAATGATTTAAAGACCACatcaagaatttaaaaaaattactatattttTGTATTCCAGATACACAAGCTGTGCTGTAACGGGTGTTGACAAATATTAATTTGCATCAGCGTCACGGATCCTGGAGAGAACATTAGATTGAATTCAGTTCAAATGGACCAAATCACAATAATAAGAGGTTCCACACTTCTtaagttttttttccctttctttgtaagaaaaaataattatgtCTACACTACTTGGCGAAAGTTTAGAATAATTAAGATGTgattgaaagaagtttcttctgctcaacaagaagacaaaaatacagtaatataatgaaatatttttaaaatccaAAAGCACTGTTTTCTAcatgaatatataataaaatgtaatttatttctgtgatgtgcagctgtatttttagcatcattactccagtcttcagtgtcacatgatctgcagaaatcattctaatatactgatttactgcttaattattattggtgctcagtTATTATCTTAGAAATTAATATTTCTGTCGACGACCGTTTTTACTGCCTTTCAGGAAACttatgctttttttaaaaaaattatgcgaATCAGTCAATACAGTTTTGTCATGACAGGAATAAATAccattttaacattttcaaatataaaaccgTTTTACATCTACTTTTACAACcgtttttaacattgatgataatcagaaatattttattgagcagtaaattagtatattaaaatgatttctgaagactggaaattcagctttgatcactgcAATCATATATACACAGTTCTAATAATAATGTCTCTGTTTACTGCTtgtgtgatcaaataaatgcaggctcaaTCCCCGTCATAATTTACTAGAAATATCGACTTTATACGCATCAGTGTTGAAGATTTATAAAGTGTTTACACATGCGGATTAAAAAAAACACGTTCGCTTTCACAGACGCACTTTCcgcattaatatattttcatcttCCATCGATATCAGGTATAGTTATATATCATAATTATTAAATGGATATTTGACAGTGTACGTTCACCTGATAAGTAAGACATTcttttacataataaaatatttaagaggTTTGTCGAATGTTGTGAAGTGAATGTTGAGGGGAAGTGGGTGAAAGGTCGgcgcaggagtgtgtgtgtttctgtccgCAGTGAATCTCTCAAACGGTCACGAACTCAATCATGTCTCTCCTGAGAGgtaatgctaaattaataaaactttatatgTTGTTACTTCGAAATCATGCATTATATTGAACCTGTcgaattatttgttttgttttatctggTTTTGCGCTTGTTTTCCGCAATTGAAATTCAATGTCACTTGTATTAAGGGTTTGGGTTAACGTTACTTTCCCTCCGTTTCGTATTTGAATTAATGTATTCGTTTTTTCCGTTACTGGTAAAAACACTCTAAATATTAATAGGTGAACAGTTATTCTACTCTTTATTAATGTGTCATAATTATTGAGCAAATTATTAAGAGGTTCAAACTATGCTTTGGTTTAAAACTATTACTGACAGAATTAGGTTAAAGGTGAGGTCAGTGACTTCTTTTAATGTTTACTCTTTGGCATGACCCTTACTTATAAGTAGTATAGtccaagtttattttattaattatacttAAGtgaagttcaagtatatttttaagtatactttatgcaTTAAGTATattaagtatacaaatatcagtgttctagtagtatacttgtaagtttactgtttcaatactccttgggactaaattggctcACCTTATAgcatataaaagtatacttttaagtagcaaactttgagtacactacTAGTTAACCTCtaagtttgtagtttgtactgcactTATACTAAAAATGAACTTATAGGTACagtgatagtttactaattaaatactttgttcactttgaagtatagtctcagtaaactactagtctaGTAGTTTCATACTGCAAGTATGCTCATAAATTTTCTTTAACTGAACTTTACAtaatactttaagtataataCTATGTCACTActtaggtttgaatttgtatatatCTTGTTAGCTGCAGGAAACTGAGCATCTCCGTCtcttctctgtgtgtttgtgtaggtgtGTTCATCGTCTCGGCTAAGAGGACACCGTTCGGCACGTATGGAGGAGTTCTGAAGGAGCACAGCGCCACGGATCTGGCCGAACACGCCGCTAAAGCTGCTCTCGCCGCGGGGAATGTGGCTCCTGAGCTGGTCAATAGTGTCATCGTGGGAAACGTCATGCAGGTGAGAGACACACGGATGGCACTGACTGAACGACTAGATTTTTTGCACTAAGCCTGGTTTTCTGAAGTTGATTTGTTGTCTCTGTCTGTGATCCAGAGCTCTGCTGACGCCCCGTACATCGCACGTCATGTGGGACTGCGGTGCGGCGTTCCCATCCCAGTGCCAGCGCTGGCCGTCAACCGCCTCTGTGGCTCCGGGTTCCAGGCCATAATCAATGGAGCACAGGTATGAGGTCTAAACGAATGTGAAACGGCCCAGAAGTTTCCTCAGATGAAGTGCTGATTGCTGTGTGTTGTGTGCCTGTAGGAGATCTGTCTTAAAGAGTCAGAGGTGGTTTTGTGTGGAGGCTCAGAGAGCATGAGCCAAGCGCCTTACGCCGTCAGGAACATCCGCTTCGGCACCAAGTTTGGAGTGGATTTGAaggtaaaaatcatttaaattcactGATTCTGAATTGAATTTGAAGTTTccaataatgaattaaaattgtTCTAGTTGTGCTCTGCTTGAAATATTTAATTGGATTTAAAGAGAGTGCAATTAAATGAGTTTTATCTAGTGATGACAAATGAGCAACAgaaatttatttacataaaaacacCTTTAGGAGAACGTTAAAAAGCATCTACGCAAAACATGCAACAAACAAAAAGAATACCCATGCGTATGCAAAATTGATAAAaggatgaataaaacaaaaaatttattaaattaaataataagaattgacatggataaaaaaaaataatattaaaaaaatacaagcagACTAAATCTTATCAATGGCATTACCAAAATACTCAAAGATATAAGACTTTCTATGTGCacaaggcctatttctctcaaaatattgttcacaaatctgtctaaatctgtgttagtgagcacttctccttagACAGATGTGTGAACAATATTTTTAGAGAAATAGGCATTTTGTGTACataaaaaaagtcttagatctttgagttcagctcatgaaaaatgggtggaaaaacaaaagtgttgtttataattttgttaagtGTATCTATATCTTCAGGAATCTGTCTTTTTTATGACTAGTTAAAGAGATTTGAGAAGCGAGTTAAAAATGTGATCGAGTTGGgggaaaaaatcttaaaaaataaatagacaatATATACAGTGTTTGAAGTGTCAGTATAAGagcaaataattttaaattaaagttaataatatattgatttaaataaggtaattaatataaaaaaatattaatgttattatgaATAATTCTATGTAATATTTTCTTATAATATTAGTTCGAAACAGTGCTAAGAACATCTGCATATTTAGATACACTCAGATTGACGGGTATGTTTTGTGTGAGATTTTAAAGTGGACTTCAAGTGCTCTGAATAAAagtgttgtttgtgtgtgagtcaGCTGGAAGACACGCTGTGGGCAGGACTGACAGATCTGAACATAAAGCTGCCCATGGGCATCACCGCAGAGAACCTGGCAGAGAAATACCAGATCAGCCGCGAGGACTGTGACCAGTACGCATATCAGACCCAGCAGAGGTGGAAAACAGGTGAACAGATCGACCTCACAGCGGTTCAGTGCTGCAtcaatacacacactctcacacatgcacattcGCTCACTCACACATCTGTCTCTGCTTTAGCAAATGAGGCTGGATACTACAACGCTGAGATCGCACCCATTGATGTGAAGGCCAAGAAAGGGAAAGTGTCCATGACGTGTGATGAACATCCTCGTCCTCAGACCACACTGGAGCAGATGGCAAAGCTGCCCACTGTCTTCAAGAAAGGAGGCACCGTCACTGCAGCCAATGCTTCGGTGGGTACCAGTTACAAAATAAGAGTCAGAGAGAGGATGTGCTTTTAAACagcattatttataattttatttaatttgttatatattCGTTATCGTGTTTATTtgttatatacacattattgttatgataaattatatatatatatatatatatatatatatatatatatatatatatgtgtatgtgtgtgtgtatataattttgtGTAGTGATTTTAGCAGTGTATTTGCATGTTTTTGAATGATGTTTTTGGCTCCTCCCACAGGGCGTGTCTGATGGGGCTGCTGCTGTGGTCATAGCGAGTGAGGACGCACTGAAGGCTCACAAACTCACCCCATTGGCTAGAATTGTGGCCTATCACACCTCAGGCTGTGATCCCAGCATCATGGGCATTGGTGAGTGCTCTGTCCCCAAACATACTTTTCCCACTAGGTGTAAAAGAATAATACATCAAATCATCCATAATGTTTTGTGAATGCGACAGGGCCTGTACCTGCCGTCACAGAAGCTCTGAAGAAGGCTGGTCTTTCACTCAAAGACATGGATCTGGTGGAGGTAGATTATGATAACATACttgttacatattttttatgAC
Coding sequences within it:
- the c21h22orf39 gene encoding UPF0545 protein C22orf39 homolog — encoded protein: MLTELNSTFKKNITFILNVYSNSNLFDIVSRWQWRSKTLIAMRWRSAEKSARAVMAGSHSSWRPPRSCDVYWCEFKHCKSLFNRFHEYYTYGRAPDCQQWKEDYYTCKEWEKNHSTQAKESLQESERKRVAEQRKFTPVWELRQTPPADWHMPLNQGKPQDS
- the acaa2 gene encoding 3-ketoacyl-CoA thiolase, mitochondrial; protein product: MSLLRGVFIVSAKRTPFGTYGGVLKEHSATDLAEHAAKAALAAGNVAPELVNSVIVGNVMQSSADAPYIARHVGLRCGVPIPVPALAVNRLCGSGFQAIINGAQEICLKESEVVLCGGSESMSQAPYAVRNIRFGTKFGVDLKLEDTLWAGLTDLNIKLPMGITAENLAEKYQISREDCDQYAYQTQQRWKTANEAGYYNAEIAPIDVKAKKGKVSMTCDEHPRPQTTLEQMAKLPTVFKKGGTVTAANASGVSDGAAAVVIASEDALKAHKLTPLARIVAYHTSGCDPSIMGIGPVPAVTEALKKAGLSLKDMDLVEVNEAFAPQYLAVAKALGLDPANTNVNGGAIAIGHPLGASGMRITAHLVHELRRRGGKYAVGSACIGGGQGIAVVLENTN